In Panacibacter ginsenosidivorans, the following proteins share a genomic window:
- a CDS encoding nitrate reductase, translating to MSNSTSYKTTCCYCGVGCGIVVNKDRNGRLHVEGDKDHPVNKGMLCSKGMNLHYTVMDQSDRLLYPEMRYSKNMQRQRVSWDVALERTAAVFKTLIEKYGPDSVAFYASGQCLTEEYYVVNKLIKGFIGSNNIDTNSRLCMSSAVAAYKMSLGEDSVPVCYDDIEEADCIFVAGANPAWCHPIIWRRVEAARAKNPNLKIIVSDPRKTQTCANANVHLQIKPGTDIVLHHAIGRVLIENGDIDFSFIKNHTEGFDAYSKKVMRRSIAEAALICDIPEAAIREAASYIGNAKGFITMWTMGLNQSVVGVNKNLSLINLNLITGHIGKPGSGPFSLTGQPNAMGGREAGGMANILPAHRDLSKEADRNFVQTFWGGTNISAKPGYTATEMFEALNDGRLKAIWIICTNPLTSLPDARMAEAALKKAKFVVVQEISNKPETLPYADVVLPAAAWAEKEGTMTNAERRISYLNKIVDAPGEALPDAEIICRFAKKMGYHGFDYNNVAEIYAEHCKLTEGTNIDISGLSHEVLKEKRGVQWPFPSSSPARDDDDNFFGTERLFADKKFYTQSKKAIIHAVDDSNQSEATNEDLPLTLTTGRIRDQWHTMSKTGKINKLKQHISNAFLEIHPDDAERRNINEYDLVEIFNGRGKVRVKANLSTDIKPGVIFLPMHWGKILNNDLNRANNLTNNLVDPISKEPDFKFSAVQVKRYKKAKQKIIVIGAGAGAFGFVKSYRALNTEDEIEIFSKENFPFYNRVMLPDYISGAQEWLQLVKMKDEEEFDFNIKLHRGVSIENIDRKNKTVIDSKGKTHSYDVLLLATGSRATMLRDVPDMNGIFTMRSRIDADNFKHHVDPSKEKVLIVGGGLLGIELAASLREVNVGVCIVQRISRLMDRQLDILGSQLLHEELTDKGIDIFYDDEIERFLGKEKVAGVRLKSGQEINCQAIVIAIGTTPNIELARACGIECKRGVVVNEYLLTNDPDIYAIGEIAEFKGFLYGITAAAEQQAEIVARHLSGDIAHYYEGSLLMNILKMHGTELCSLGIPDAPVNDPAYEEVVFIDKAKRYYKKCIIHNDRLVGAILIGDKTEFLEFKDLISNKIELSEKRLELLRSGKKAEPVIGKLVCSCGNVGEGNIIHKINEGCTELRTLCQAAGAGMGCGSCRPEVQAILEKELSRAENENVLKTIRA from the coding sequence ATGAGTAATTCAACATCATATAAAACGACTTGTTGCTATTGCGGTGTTGGTTGCGGTATTGTGGTAAATAAAGATCGCAATGGCAGGTTGCATGTGGAAGGAGATAAAGATCATCCGGTAAATAAAGGCATGCTTTGCAGTAAAGGCATGAACCTGCATTATACGGTAATGGATCAAAGTGATCGGTTGTTGTATCCTGAAATGCGATATAGCAAAAACATGCAGCGACAAAGGGTTTCATGGGATGTGGCATTGGAAAGAACCGCTGCGGTCTTTAAAACATTGATCGAAAAATATGGACCGGATAGTGTTGCATTCTATGCATCGGGGCAATGTTTAACAGAAGAATACTATGTGGTGAATAAACTTATAAAGGGTTTTATCGGCAGTAATAATATTGATACGAATTCGAGGCTGTGCATGAGCAGTGCAGTTGCTGCCTACAAAATGAGTTTAGGTGAAGACAGTGTACCTGTTTGTTATGATGATATTGAAGAAGCAGATTGCATTTTTGTAGCTGGCGCCAATCCTGCATGGTGTCACCCGATTATCTGGAGAAGAGTGGAAGCAGCAAGAGCAAAGAATCCCAACTTAAAAATTATCGTAAGTGATCCGCGCAAAACACAAACCTGTGCTAATGCAAATGTACATCTTCAAATAAAGCCAGGAACTGATATTGTGTTGCATCATGCTATCGGCAGAGTGTTGATTGAAAATGGCGATATTGATTTTTCCTTTATAAAAAATCATACAGAAGGTTTTGATGCGTACAGTAAAAAAGTAATGCGGCGCAGTATTGCAGAAGCTGCCTTGATCTGTGATATTCCTGAAGCTGCGATAAGAGAAGCAGCGTCATACATCGGTAATGCCAAAGGTTTTATTACCATGTGGACGATGGGGTTGAATCAAAGTGTGGTTGGTGTAAATAAAAATCTTTCACTCATCAATCTCAATTTAATTACAGGTCATATTGGTAAGCCGGGCAGCGGACCATTTTCATTAACCGGTCAGCCCAATGCAATGGGTGGTCGTGAAGCCGGTGGCATGGCAAACATATTACCTGCGCACAGGGATCTTTCAAAAGAAGCGGACAGAAATTTTGTACAAACATTCTGGGGCGGGACAAATATTTCTGCAAAGCCCGGTTACACCGCAACAGAAATGTTTGAAGCATTAAATGATGGAAGATTGAAAGCAATATGGATCATATGCACGAATCCTTTGACAAGTTTACCTGATGCACGCATGGCAGAAGCTGCATTGAAAAAAGCAAAGTTTGTAGTGGTGCAGGAGATAAGCAACAAACCAGAAACATTGCCATATGCAGACGTTGTTCTGCCTGCTGCTGCTTGGGCAGAGAAAGAAGGTACCATGACCAATGCAGAAAGAAGAATTTCTTATTTAAATAAAATTGTTGATGCGCCGGGAGAAGCACTACCAGATGCAGAGATCATTTGCAGGTTTGCAAAGAAAATGGGTTATCATGGCTTTGATTATAACAATGTAGCCGAAATTTATGCAGAGCATTGCAAATTAACAGAAGGAACAAATATTGATATCAGTGGTTTAAGTCATGAAGTGTTGAAAGAGAAGCGCGGTGTGCAATGGCCCTTCCCATCATCGTCTCCCGCAAGGGACGATGATGACAACTTCTTTGGTACGGAAAGATTATTTGCTGACAAAAAATTTTATACGCAATCAAAGAAAGCAATTATACATGCTGTTGATGACAGCAATCAATCTGAGGCTACTAACGAAGATTTGCCTCTCACACTAACCACTGGCCGCATTCGTGACCAGTGGCATACTATGAGCAAAACAGGAAAAATAAATAAATTGAAACAACACATCTCTAATGCATTTCTTGAGATACATCCTGATGATGCAGAGAGGAGAAATATTAATGAATACGACCTGGTTGAAATATTTAATGGCAGAGGAAAAGTAAGAGTAAAAGCAAATCTTTCTACCGATATAAAACCCGGTGTTATATTTCTGCCAATGCACTGGGGGAAAATATTGAACAACGATCTCAATCGTGCAAATAATCTTACCAATAATCTTGTTGACCCAATTTCTAAAGAACCTGATTTCAAATTTTCAGCAGTACAGGTAAAGCGATATAAAAAAGCAAAACAAAAAATTATTGTGATTGGTGCAGGTGCAGGTGCATTTGGCTTTGTAAAAAGTTACCGCGCATTAAACACAGAAGATGAAATTGAAATTTTCAGCAAAGAAAATTTTCCTTTTTACAATCGTGTAATGTTGCCTGATTATATAAGTGGTGCACAGGAATGGCTCCAACTGGTAAAAATGAAAGACGAAGAAGAATTCGATTTCAATATCAAATTGCATCGCGGTGTAAGTATTGAAAACATAGACAGAAAAAATAAAACTGTTATTGATAGCAAAGGCAAAACACATTCCTACGATGTATTATTATTAGCAACAGGCAGCCGCGCAACGATGTTGAGAGATGTCCCTGATATGAATGGCATTTTTACCATGCGCAGCAGGATTGATGCAGATAATTTTAAACATCATGTCGATCCTTCAAAAGAAAAAGTGTTGATCGTTGGCGGCGGTTTGCTTGGTATTGAACTCGCCGCATCGTTAAGAGAAGTGAATGTTGGGGTTTGCATTGTGCAGCGTATCTCAAGATTAATGGATCGACAGCTAGATATTTTAGGAAGTCAGCTCTTGCATGAAGAGCTTACAGATAAAGGCATCGATATTTTTTACGATGATGAGATAGAACGCTTTCTTGGCAAAGAAAAAGTAGCAGGCGTTCGTCTAAAAAGTGGACAGGAAATAAATTGCCAGGCAATCGTTATTGCAATCGGCACTACACCAAATATAGAACTGGCAAGGGCTTGTGGTATTGAATGTAAACGCGGTGTTGTAGTGAATGAATATCTACTTACAAATGACCCTGACATTTATGCTATTGGTGAAATAGCAGAGTTCAAAGGATTCTTATATGGCATAACTGCTGCTGCAGAACAGCAGGCAGAGATTGTTGCAAGACATTTAAGCGGCGATATTGCACACTATTACGAAGGGTCTTTATTGATGAATATTTTAAAAATGCATGGCACAGAATTGTGTTCACTTGGTATACCAGATGCACCTGTAAATGATCCTGCTTATGAAGAAGTAGTTTTCATTGATAAAGCAAAACGCTATTACAAAAAATGTATTATTCATAATGACCGTTTGGTTGGTGCAATATTGATTGGTGATAAAACAGAGTTCTTAGAATTCAAAGATCTCATCAGCAATAAAATTGAATTATCCGAAAAGCGTTTGGAGTTGTTACGTTCTGGTAAAAAAGCTGAGCCTGTTATTGGCAAACTTGTTTGTTCTTGCGGAAATGTTGGCGAAGGAAATATCATCCATAAGATCAATGAAGGTTGTACAGAGTTGAGAACATTGTGTCAGGCTGCAGGTGCCGGTATGGGTTGCGGCAGTTGCAGACCAGAAGTACAGGCGATATTGGAAAAAGAGCTTTCAAGAGCAGAGAATGAAAATGTTTTGAAAACGATAAGAGCTTAA
- a CDS encoding NarK family nitrate/nitrite MFS transporter gives MSANIINTPLEKLSIFKGKGVQMRTFHITWLTFFVCFFGWFGIAPLMPTIRADLNLTKAEVGNTIIAAVSATIIARLLIGKLCDTWGPRKTYTALLLIGAIPVMGVGLAHDYTTFLLFRLAIGIIGASFVITQFHTSMMFAPTIKGTANAVAGGWGNLGGGITNMLMPLIFAAIVGAGYTKSEAWRYAMILPGVLLLVMAFVYYKFTKDTPAGNYDEIGRTKATKTKTDYTILKDWRIWSLALAYAVCFGMEITFDNVAALHFVDTFKLSQSSAGLWAGVFGFMNIFARALGGIFADKVGNKYGMKGKGLLLACVLLLEGICLLLFAQSGNLAMAIVTMLSFALFLKMANGTTYAIVPFVNEKNVGLVAGIVGAGGNVGGMLFGFLFKSETITYVQAFTYIGFVVMTVSGIVFVTRYQKAKVIEAVEAETEFAAA, from the coding sequence ATGTCTGCAAATATTATAAATACGCCACTCGAAAAACTCAGCATCTTTAAAGGCAAAGGTGTGCAGATGCGCACGTTCCATATAACATGGCTAACATTTTTTGTATGCTTTTTTGGCTGGTTTGGCATTGCACCATTAATGCCAACTATCCGTGCAGATCTCAACTTAACAAAAGCAGAAGTTGGTAACACGATCATTGCTGCAGTTTCTGCAACGATCATTGCACGTTTATTAATTGGTAAACTCTGCGATACCTGGGGACCACGAAAAACTTACACAGCATTATTATTGATCGGGGCTATACCTGTAATGGGTGTTGGACTTGCGCATGATTACACAACATTTCTTTTATTCCGTTTGGCAATTGGCATTATCGGCGCATCATTTGTTATCACGCAGTTTCATACATCAATGATGTTTGCGCCAACGATCAAAGGCACTGCAAATGCTGTTGCAGGTGGTTGGGGTAATCTTGGTGGAGGCATCACCAATATGTTAATGCCATTGATCTTTGCGGCTATCGTTGGTGCTGGTTATACAAAATCAGAAGCATGGCGTTATGCTATGATACTTCCTGGAGTGTTATTACTCGTTATGGCTTTTGTGTATTACAAGTTTACAAAAGATACTCCCGCAGGAAACTATGATGAGATCGGAAGAACAAAAGCAACAAAAACAAAAACTGACTATACTATTTTGAAAGACTGGCGTATCTGGAGCCTTGCGTTGGCTTATGCGGTTTGTTTTGGTATGGAAATAACTTTTGACAATGTTGCCGCATTGCATTTTGTAGACACGTTCAAACTCTCTCAATCAAGTGCAGGTTTATGGGCTGGAGTGTTTGGTTTCATGAACATTTTTGCACGTGCACTTGGTGGCATCTTCGCGGATAAAGTTGGTAACAAATATGGCATGAAAGGAAAAGGTTTGTTACTCGCATGTGTGTTGCTACTTGAAGGTATTTGCCTCTTGTTGTTTGCGCAATCAGGCAATCTTGCAATGGCAATTGTAACGATGTTATCATTTGCGCTCTTTCTAAAAATGGCAAATGGAACTACGTACGCAATAGTTCCTTTTGTAAATGAAAAAAATGTTGGGCTTGTTGCAGGCATCGTTGGTGCAGGGGGAAATGTTGGTGGTATGTTGTTTGGTTTTCTATTCAAAAGCGAAACCATCACTTACGTACAAGCCTTTACCTATATAGGTTTCGTCGTTATGACAGTTTCCGGAATTGTGTTCGTTACAAGATATCAGAAAGCGAAAGTAATAGAAGCGGTGGAAGCAGAAACTGAATTTGCAGCAGCGTAG
- a CDS encoding alginate export family protein has translation MYRKKSFTKIALCLTACFGMLHQAEAQLTLSGQLRTRTEFRDGQGAPLPKDAKAALFTSQRTRLSLNYNMYRIKFGVTAQDVRVWGQDVSTINKTTTADNNALMLHEAWAEILLTDTIVKNKTFSLKIGRQELSYDDERLVGKLDWLQQGRRHDAALLKYETKNGYLLHTAFAFNQNRENASGTIYNSTPPGNYTASTNGGTMYKSMQMLYAGKKLEQGNASFLFLADQFSKYHSDSLNAKIFETGTWARFTTGVYFNNTFNKIATTASAYYQFGKTSTGQELSSYLLSGSAQYLFSNKFNAGGGVDYYSGGSNGTTSHTFDPLYGTPHKFAGFMDYFYAASGFGKGGLVDYYAKAKYKPSDKFQLATDIHQFSSAASISGTDKKSLGQEVDLVGVYSLTKMIGFEAGYAHYFGTSLIASPTVKNVTNANLQSNWAYLQINIKPEFLLK, from the coding sequence ATGTACAGGAAAAAATCTTTTACCAAAATAGCGCTGTGTCTAACGGCATGTTTTGGTATGCTGCACCAGGCAGAGGCGCAGCTAACGTTATCGGGTCAATTGCGAACGCGAACAGAATTCAGAGATGGGCAAGGTGCACCGCTTCCAAAAGATGCAAAAGCTGCATTGTTTACATCGCAGCGTACAAGACTTTCTTTGAACTACAATATGTATAGAATAAAATTTGGAGTAACGGCGCAGGATGTACGTGTATGGGGACAAGACGTTTCAACAATAAATAAAACTACGACTGCAGATAACAATGCCTTAATGCTTCACGAAGCATGGGCAGAAATTTTATTAACAGATACAATAGTAAAAAATAAAACATTCAGTTTAAAAATTGGTCGCCAGGAACTTTCTTATGATGATGAAAGATTGGTTGGCAAACTGGATTGGCTGCAACAAGGTCGCAGACATGATGCCGCATTGTTGAAATACGAAACAAAGAATGGTTATTTATTACATACTGCATTTGCATTTAACCAGAATAGAGAAAACGCATCAGGTACAATTTATAACAGCACACCTCCGGGAAATTATACTGCATCAACAAATGGCGGCACGATGTATAAAAGCATGCAGATGTTGTATGCAGGTAAGAAACTAGAACAAGGCAACGCGTCATTCTTATTTCTTGCAGACCAATTCAGTAAATATCACAGTGATTCACTGAATGCAAAAATTTTTGAAACAGGAACATGGGCAAGATTTACAACAGGTGTTTATTTCAACAACACGTTTAATAAAATTGCTACAACAGCATCTGCTTATTACCAGTTTGGTAAAACATCAACAGGGCAAGAGTTGAGCAGTTATTTATTAAGTGGTAGTGCACAATATTTATTCAGTAATAAATTCAATGCAGGTGGGGGTGTTGATTATTATAGCGGCGGTAGCAATGGAACCACAAGCCACACATTCGATCCGCTCTATGGCACGCCACATAAGTTTGCAGGTTTTATGGATTATTTCTATGCCGCAAGTGGTTTTGGTAAAGGTGGTCTTGTTGATTACTACGCAAAAGCAAAATACAAACCGTCGGATAAATTTCAATTAGCTACAGATATTCACCAGTTCAGCAGTGCAGCAAGTATAAGTGGAACAGACAAAAAAAGTCTTGGACAGGAAGTTGACTTAGTTGGTGTTTACAGCTTAACAAAAATGATTGGCTTTGAAGCAGGTTATGCTCATTACTTTGGCACATCGCTTATTGCGTCACCAACGGTTAAGAATGTAACCAACGCAAACCTTCAAAGTAACTGGGCTTATTTACAGATCAATATAAAGCCCGAGTTTCTTTTAAAATAA
- the nirD gene encoding nitrite reductase small subunit NirD — MNTTITENITWFPACKTHDVPANGGVCVKYKDQQIALFHFTRRDEWYATQNMCPHRRQMALSRGMLGSQNGEPKIACPFHKKTFSLATGECLSGDECSIKTYPVKVEHNIVFIGITKDEGFEEALV; from the coding sequence ATGAATACAACTATCACAGAAAATATTACCTGGTTTCCTGCATGTAAAACACATGATGTTCCTGCAAATGGTGGCGTGTGCGTAAAATATAAAGACCAGCAGATTGCATTGTTTCATTTTACACGGCGCGATGAATGGTATGCAACACAAAACATGTGTCCGCATCGTCGGCAAATGGCACTGAGCCGCGGAATGCTCGGCTCTCAAAACGGAGAACCTAAGATTGCCTGTCCATTTCACAAAAAAACATTCTCGCTTGCTACAGGTGAATGCCTTAGCGGTGATGAATGCAGCATTAAAACTTATCCTGTAAAAGTTGAGCACAACATAGTGTTCATAGGCATCACAAAGGATGAGGGATTTGAAGAAGCCTTAGTTTAA
- the nirB gene encoding nitrite reductase large subunit NirB: MKIVIVGNGMVGYKFCEKLVAKANSNEFEITVFGEENRPAYDRVHLSEYFAGKSAEDLTMAPPEWYASHNITLRLGDPITSIKRQTKTVHSHTGLAVTYDYLILATGSSAFVPPIPGTDKKGVFIYRTIEDLEMMTAHARKAKKGAVIGGGLLGLEAAKAMIDLGVTDTHVIEFAPRLMPRQVDDAGSYMLKAKLEELGLKIFTSKNTSAILGDESIAAMQFSDDTYIDVDMLVISAGIKPRDELAKQCGLTVGPRGGIVVNEHMQTNDANIFAIGECALYNNMIYGLVAPGYEMADVVVSNIIGGNKIFTGYDMSTKLKLIGVDVASFGDPFVSGNECHTIVFEDKIKGIYKRINISKDGKQLLGGVLVGDAEQYNMLLQTCKNKVVLPPNPEYIILGSRGGSESEGGAGILSLPDDALICSCESVTKADICNAVSEKNCETVDTIKKCTKAGTGCGGCVPMLKDLMLHTMKAQGKYVRNILCEHFNYSRQELYDLIKMRQIKSYDDALNGIGHGDGCEICKPAISSIMASLWNEMILKKGNDTAQDSNDRYLANIQKGGTYSVVPRIPGGEITPDKLIVIGQVAKKYNLYTKITGGQRIDMFGAHVNDLPEIWKELIDAGFESGHAYGKALRTVKSCVGSTWCRFGLHDSVSFAIQIEERYRGLRAPHKIKSAVSGCIRECAEAQSKDFGIIATEKGWNLYVCGNGGSKPQHALLLATDLDSETCIKYIDRFLMFYIKTADPLTRTATWLNKMEGGIDYLRNVVINDSLGIANELETEMQSLVDSYKCEWKEVVETPELRKRFNHFVNAPEEKDPTIQFDEMREQKKAKEWK; the protein is encoded by the coding sequence ATTCTGTGAAAAGCTTGTAGCCAAAGCAAATTCAAACGAATTTGAAATAACAGTATTCGGCGAGGAAAATCGCCCGGCTTATGACAGGGTTCATCTAAGCGAGTACTTTGCGGGTAAATCAGCCGAAGACCTTACAATGGCGCCCCCAGAATGGTATGCGTCGCATAACATTACGTTGCGCCTCGGCGATCCTATAACATCTATAAAAAGGCAAACCAAAACAGTTCACTCCCACACTGGTCTCGCAGTTACTTACGACTATCTCATTTTAGCCACAGGTTCTTCTGCATTTGTCCCACCTATTCCGGGTACGGATAAAAAAGGAGTATTCATTTATCGTACTATAGAAGACCTGGAAATGATGACTGCACATGCAAGAAAAGCAAAGAAAGGTGCAGTCATCGGTGGAGGCTTACTTGGTCTCGAAGCCGCTAAAGCAATGATTGATCTCGGTGTTACCGACACACATGTTATTGAGTTTGCGCCTCGACTAATGCCACGCCAGGTTGACGATGCTGGTTCCTATATGCTCAAGGCAAAACTCGAAGAGCTTGGATTAAAAATTTTTACCAGTAAAAACACTTCTGCTATTCTCGGCGATGAATCGATTGCAGCAATGCAATTCTCAGATGATACATATATAGATGTAGATATGTTGGTGATCTCTGCGGGCATTAAACCGCGAGACGAGCTTGCAAAACAATGTGGACTCACAGTTGGTCCACGCGGTGGTATTGTTGTTAACGAACACATGCAGACAAACGATGCAAACATTTTTGCTATTGGTGAATGTGCCTTATATAATAATATGATTTATGGTCTTGTCGCACCCGGTTATGAAATGGCTGATGTAGTTGTTTCAAATATTATCGGTGGCAACAAAATATTTACCGGTTACGACATGAGCACCAAACTAAAACTGATTGGTGTTGATGTTGCAAGCTTTGGAGATCCCTTTGTTTCAGGAAATGAATGCCACACTATAGTTTTTGAGGACAAGATCAAAGGCATTTACAAACGCATCAACATTTCCAAAGACGGTAAACAGTTATTAGGTGGTGTACTTGTTGGCGATGCAGAGCAATACAATATGTTATTACAAACATGCAAGAACAAAGTAGTACTGCCACCAAATCCGGAATATATAATTCTTGGCTCAAGGGGCGGCAGCGAAAGTGAAGGTGGTGCAGGAATATTAAGTCTTCCTGATGATGCATTGATCTGTAGTTGTGAAAGTGTAACTAAAGCTGATATCTGCAATGCAGTGAGTGAAAAGAATTGCGAAACAGTTGATACGATAAAGAAGTGCACCAAAGCCGGAACCGGCTGCGGTGGTTGTGTTCCCATGTTGAAAGACCTGATGCTGCACACCATGAAAGCACAAGGAAAATATGTACGTAATATTTTGTGCGAACACTTCAATTACTCACGCCAGGAGTTATACGATCTTATAAAGATGAGGCAGATCAAATCTTATGATGATGCATTAAACGGGATCGGTCATGGAGATGGTTGCGAAATATGCAAGCCTGCTATCAGTTCTATCATGGCGAGTTTGTGGAATGAAATGATCCTGAAGAAAGGTAATGACACTGCACAAGACAGCAACGACCGTTATCTCGCTAACATACAAAAAGGTGGCACATATTCCGTAGTGCCACGAATTCCCGGCGGAGAAATAACTCCCGATAAATTAATCGTAATCGGTCAGGTTGCGAAGAAATATAATCTCTACACAAAGATCACCGGCGGACAGCGCATAGATATGTTTGGCGCGCATGTAAACGATCTTCCCGAAATATGGAAGGAACTTATTGATGCAGGTTTTGAAAGCGGTCATGCTTATGGCAAGGCATTGCGTACTGTGAAGAGTTGCGTTGGTTCTACCTGGTGTCGTTTTGGTTTGCACGATAGTGTAAGTTTTGCTATTCAAATCGAAGAACGTTATCGTGGTCTTCGTGCACCGCATAAAATAAAATCTGCTGTTAGTGGTTGCATTCGTGAATGCGCCGAAGCACAAAGTAAAGACTTCGGCATCATCGCAACAGAGAAGGGATGGAATCTTTACGTGTGCGGCAATGGCGGCAGCAAACCACAACATGCATTGTTACTCGCAACAGATCTTGATAGCGAAACATGCATCAAATACATCGATCGTTTTCTCATGTTCTATATTAAGACAGCAGATCCGTTAACGCGTACTGCAACATGGCTCAACAAAATGGAAGGTGGCATTGATTACTTACGCAATGTCGTTATCAACGATAGCCTTGGTATTGCTAACGAACTCGAAACAGAAATGCAATCACTGGTTGATAGTTATAAATGCGAATGGAAAGAAGTTGTTGAAACACCTGAATTGCGTAAGCGCTTTAATCATTTTGTAAATGCTCCCGAAGAAAAAGATCCTACAATACAGTTTGATGAAATGAGAGAGCAGAAGAAAGCAAAAGAATGGAAGTAG